The Halobacterium hubeiense genome contains the following window.
CGATACTGCTCGTCGGCATCCTGCTGCTCTACGTCGGCGCCGAGTTCCTCGTCGCCGCGGCGTCCGCGCTCGCGCTCTCCCACGGCGTGAAGGCGGCGACGGTCGGCGTCACCATCGTCGCGTTCGCCACCACGGCGCCCGAGCTGTTCGTCTCCGCGACGGGCGCGCTGACCGCCTCCGACAGCATCGCGCTCGGCAACATCGTCGGGTCGAACATCGCCAACATCGGCCTCGTCCTCGGCGCGTCCGCGCTCGTCCGCCCGATGGAAGTCGACGACAAGACGCTCTACCAGCACGGCCCGTTCATGTTCACGGCCGCCGTCGCGCTCGTCGTCCTCGGGCTTGACGGCAGCATCGCCGCGTTCGACGGCGTCGTCCTCCTCGCGCTGCTGGCGGGCTTCACCGGCTACCTCTACTACAAGTCCCAGCAGGCCGACGACGTCGCGCTGCCCGAGGAGGTCGAGATGGACGAGGAGACCACGACCGCGGGCGTCCGCGAGTACGTCACGCTCGCCGGCGCCATCGTCCTGCTGCTGGCCGGCTCCCGCGCGCTCATCGTCGGCGGCAAGGGCGTCCTCGAGGCGTGGGGCTTCGGCGACCTCTTCATCGGCCTCACCATCATCGCGTTCGGCACCTCCGTCCCCGAGCTGGCGACGTCGCTCGTGAGCGCGATTCGCGGCGAAGCCGAGTTCTCCATCGGGAACGTCGTCGGGTCGAACATCTACAACGTGCTCGCGGTCATCGGCGTCGTCGCCGTCCTCGTCCCCATCACGGTGTCCGGGTCCACCATCGGCTACGAGTTCCCCGTGATGTTGGCGTTCACCGTCGTCGCGCTCGCCGTCATGGCGTTCGGCGACCGCATCACGCGCGTCGAGGGCGCGGGCCTGCTGGCCGGCTACGTCGGCTTCGTCTACTTCCTGCTGCCGTAGCCCAACCACAAGCGTTAGGGAGCGCTTCGCGGACAGTACTGATATGCTACGAGAGCGCCTGCAACACCCACTGACCGCGCTGGCGCTCGCGACGCTGCTGACCGCGCCGTGGGTCGGCGTCTTCCTCACCGGCGGCCCCGACGCGTACGGGTTCGGCGAACCGACGACCGTCGCGGTCAGCGGTGTCGCCGTCCTCGGGGCGGCGTTCCTGCTGGCGTGGGGCGCCGAGACCGCCGAGAAGGACGTCCCGCCCGCGTTCGCCATCGCGGTGCTGGCGGTGCTGGCGGTCGCCCCCGAGTACGCCGTCGACGCGCTGTACGCGTGGACCGCCGGCGCGAACGCCGGGACCGCCCGCGGCATCGAAGCCGCGAACCTCGCGGTTGCGAACATGACCGGCGCGAACCGCATCCTCATCGGGCTCGGGTGGTCGGGCGTCGCGCTGTTCACCGTCTACAAGGCCCGCTCCTCGAAGGACGCCGCGGTCGAGCAGCGCGGCGGCCTCCGCAGCGTCGTCAACCTCGACCCCGCCATCGCAACCGAAATCACGTTCCTGCTCGCCGCGACCGCCTACGCCTTCCTCGTGCCGCTCCGCGGCGGCATCGACATCGTGGACACGGTCGTGCTCGTGGGCCTGTTCGCGACGTACATCGCCATCATCATCCGCGGCGACGTCTCCCACGACACCGAACACGTCGGCGTCCCCGCGTACCTCCAGCAGTTCCGGCGGCCCGCCCGCGTCGCCACCGTCCTCGCGCTGTTCGCGTTCTCCGGCGCGGTCATCTACACCGCCGTCCACCCGTTCGCGCACGGCCTCGAAGTGCTCGGGGAGAACGCCGGCATCCCGCCGTTCTTCATGATTCAGTGGGTCGCGCCGCTGGCCTCCGAGGCGCCCGAGCTCATCGTCGTCGTCTACCTCGTGAACAAGGCGCGCTCGACGGCCGGGTTCAACGCGCTCATCTCCTCGAAGCTCAACCAGTGGACGCTGCTCATCGGGACGCTCGCGGTCGTCTACAGCATCGCGTACGGCGGCGTCGCCACGCTCCCCTTCGACGAGAAGCAGGCCGCCGAAATCTGGATTACCGCCGCCCAGAGCCTCTTCGCCATCGCCATCCTCGCGAACCTCAACATCGCCGTCTGGGAGGGCGTCACGCTGCTGGTGTTGTTCCTCACGCAGGTGTTCGTGGAGTTCGGCATCATCCGGCTGGTCGCCGAGCCCCGGGCGACCGAGCTCAGCATCCTCGTCCTCTACGCGTACACCGCCGTCTACCTCGCGCTCGCCGCCGTCCTGCTCGTGAAGCGCCGCGAGTCCGTCGCGCGGCTCCTGCGGGTCACCGCGGACGGCGCTCGCTCGGCGTTCTCGTAGCGGCCGCCGGCCAGTTCCTCGGGGAACGGCAGTCGTTTTACGGGCCGCCTCCTACGGCGTGCCGTGATTGGAATCGTCGTGAGCCGGGCCGACAGCGCGTCCGAACACATCGGCGAGCAGCTGCTGGAGGCCGGCGACTTCGAGCAGACCGGCGCGGGCGTCTACCGCGCGGACGGCTTCGAACTGCGGGAGTTCGACGACCTCCACATCGACCTCGACGACCCGGCGACGGCGTTCGACGACCCCGACTACGTGGTGGTCGTCTCGCGACACGCCGGCGACACCGGC
Protein-coding sequences here:
- a CDS encoding calcium/sodium antiporter; translation: MAGTLLVDGAILLVGILLLYVGAEFLVAAASALALSHGVKAATVGVTIVAFATTAPELFVSATGALTASDSIALGNIVGSNIANIGLVLGASALVRPMEVDDKTLYQHGPFMFTAAVALVVLGLDGSIAAFDGVVLLALLAGFTGYLYYKSQQADDVALPEEVEMDEETTTAGVREYVTLAGAIVLLLAGSRALIVGGKGVLEAWGFGDLFIGLTIIAFGTSVPELATSLVSAIRGEAEFSIGNVVGSNIYNVLAVIGVVAVLVPITVSGSTIGYEFPVMLAFTVVALAVMAFGDRITRVEGAGLLAGYVGFVYFLLP
- a CDS encoding sodium:calcium antiporter, whose protein sequence is MLRERLQHPLTALALATLLTAPWVGVFLTGGPDAYGFGEPTTVAVSGVAVLGAAFLLAWGAETAEKDVPPAFAIAVLAVLAVAPEYAVDALYAWTAGANAGTARGIEAANLAVANMTGANRILIGLGWSGVALFTVYKARSSKDAAVEQRGGLRSVVNLDPAIATEITFLLAATAYAFLVPLRGGIDIVDTVVLVGLFATYIAIIIRGDVSHDTEHVGVPAYLQQFRRPARVATVLALFAFSGAVIYTAVHPFAHGLEVLGENAGIPPFFMIQWVAPLASEAPELIVVVYLVNKARSTAGFNALISSKLNQWTLLIGTLAVVYSIAYGGVATLPFDEKQAAEIWITAAQSLFAIAILANLNIAVWEGVTLLVLFLTQVFVEFGIIRLVAEPRATELSILVLYAYTAVYLALAAVLLVKRRESVARLLRVTADGARSAFS